The Oncorhynchus tshawytscha isolate Ot180627B linkage group LG05, Otsh_v2.0, whole genome shotgun sequence genome includes a window with the following:
- the ak4 gene encoding adenylate kinase 4, mitochondrial: MAKLFRAVIMGPPGSGKGTISERIAQSFGLKHLSSGDFLRENIAANTEAGVLAKTYIERGLMVPDHVMTRLLLPRLEEMTRHSWLMDGFPCTLAQAKALNSTCDLDLVISLNIPYETLKDRLSDRWIHPASGRVYNMGFNPPRVQGRDDLSGEPLIQHDNDQPEALVARLRHYKDVAKPVIDLYKSKGILHTFSGTETDRIWPYINSLLSTKILSRPEMDTQHIPMP, encoded by the exons ATGGCCAAACTGTTCCGAGCTGTGATCATGGGTCCACCAGGTTCTGGGAAGGGGACCATATCTGAAAGAATTGCGCAGAGCTTTGGACTCAAACACTTGTCCAGTGGCGACTTCCTTCGGGAGAATATAGCTGCAAATACAG agGCTGGTGTTCTTGCTAAGACCTACATAGAGAGGGGTCTGATGGTGCCGGACCATGTGATGACACGGCTCTTACTGCCCAGGCTGGAGGAGATGACTCGCCACAGCTGGCTGATGGATG gGTTTCCCTGTACCCTAGCCCAGGCCAAGGCTCTGAACAGTACCTGTGATCTGGACCTGGTCATCAGCCTCAACATCCCTTATGAGACCCTGAAGGACCGGCTGAGTGACCGCTGGATCCACCCAGCCAGCGGCAGGGTCTACAACATGGGATTCAACCCTCCACGCGTACAG GGCAGGGATGACCTCAGCGGAGAGCCTCTGATCCAGCATGATAATGACCAACCAGAGGCCCTAGTGGCCAGACTGAGGCACTACAAGGACGTGGCCAAGCCAGTCATAGACCTGTACAA GTCAAAGGGCATCCTGCACACGTTTTCTGGCACAGAGACCGACAGGATCTGGCCTTACATCAACTCTCTTCTCAGCACTAAGATCCTTAGCAGACCTGAGATGGACACACAGCACATCCCAATGCCCTGA